The sequence below is a genomic window from Methanofollis sp..
CGCCTGCGGATCTTTCAGGATGTGGACCCGCCGGTGGCTGTGGAGCATCAGGTAGTAGAGTTTGAAGGGCAGGGCGCCGGCGAGCATCACCGGGATGACGAGCATTTCGAGGAAGACGTTGTTGTAGTAAGTAATGCCTGCGGTGTGGACGGAAAATCCACCTGTGGCGAGGGAGGTCATGGCGATGTTGACGGCGTCCCAGAGGGAGATCCCGGAAAGGAGGATGAGACCGGTGGAGAGGGCCGTGATCAGGATGTAGATCTGCCACATGTTCGCCGCCGTCGCCACGACGCCCGGCATCAGGGACTCAGACCTTCCTTCGTACCTGTACAGCCCCCTCTGGAGGGTGCCCGACCGCCGGGAGAGGGCGACGGTGAAGGCGACGATCCCGATGCCGCCGAGCCACTGCATGAAGGACCGCCAGAAGAGGAGGGTCTTTGGTGTCCCGTCCACGTCGACGATGAGGGTGAGGCCGGTGTCGGTCCATCCCGACATCGCCTCGAAGACGCTGTCGGTGAAGGGCATGTGGCTGCCGATCGTGAAGGGGAGGGCGCCGACGAGGGCGCAGACAAACCATATACAGGCGACGGCGGCGATGGCCACCGAGAGGTGCGCCTCCCCTGGCGGCGCCTGCAGGGGCGAGAGCAGACCCCCGATGATGAAGAAGGCGAGGGGTGCGGTCGCCATTGCGGGGAGGAGGCTCCATTCGCGGTATACCGCCCCGATGAGGAGGGGCGTGAGGCAGACGAGCCCGATCAGGAGGAATATCCTGCCCATGTCCGGGAGGATCGTCGCGATCTGGTCCCTGCCGCGCATGGTACCGCTTCCCCCCCTGTTTTTTCATCAACTTTCCGGTGAAGATGATCGCCGCGGTGAAGGAATACAACGGCGAGTCCCCGCACCAGGATTCGTCCGGATGATATCTATGAAAAGCGAAAAGAAAGAGATCAACACGTTCCGCTTTGTGGAAATACCATAACCAACCATTGGATGAGGAACGAATCTGAATTTTGTGATTCATTTCCGATACGAGTTGCAGTCAACTACAGAGCGACTAAAATCAATCCGAAAAACAATGAGGTCAGGCAAAGATACGGAGTGAGCATCTTAAAAAACGGTTTTCATTTTCCAAAAGGGCTTCAAATCACAATAATTGTCCCTTTTTTGTTAAAGTGATTAATGCCAGATTATATGGAATCAGAATGTTTATTATCTCTAATTTTAATATGAAATACGCGATGGCCATAAGAGAAAATCTTTCGGCAATTCAGTCCTCTTTCCAGTCTATTTTTAAGGAGCGGGACGATGAAATCCGGGGAGCGCTCCTTGGAATAGTATCCGGAGAGCATGTTCTCTTCCTCGG
It includes:
- a CDS encoding TrkH family potassium uptake protein, giving the protein MRGRDQIATILPDMGRIFLLIGLVCLTPLLIGAVYREWSLLPAMATAPLAFFIIGGLLSPLQAPPGEAHLSVAIAAVACIWFVCALVGALPFTIGSHMPFTDSVFEAMSGWTDTGLTLIVDVDGTPKTLLFWRSFMQWLGGIGIVAFTVALSRRSGTLQRGLYRYEGRSESLMPGVVATAANMWQIYILITALSTGLILLSGISLWDAVNIAMTSLATGGFSVHTAGITYYNNVFLEMLVIPVMLAGALPFKLYYLMLHSHRRVHILKDPQARVLFLLVATGTLVTAFDLVTKNLLDLPTALRQSLFMVTSAITCTGFQNANPFEWTGATVLFITMLMLIGGSSGSTSGGMKIGRIITGFDGLVWWFRRIFHSSRAIVPFRYEGRTIPHRVAEFTVAKTMLTIFLFIFTGFLASLILLHLQAAGPFEVADVIFEAVSAMCNVGLSTGFANPGISPVSKWLFIFLMWFGRLEMVPVIVLAVGAVRGFD